A single region of the Deinococcus sp. YIM 134068 genome encodes:
- a CDS encoding helix-turn-helix domain-containing protein, with protein sequence MLTTTATAARLNVHPQTVRRLVKSGLLPAFRVGHNLRFDPADISRFLEARRA encoded by the coding sequence ATGCTGACCACTACTGCAACAGCGGCCCGCCTCAACGTCCACCCCCAGACCGTGCGGCGTCTCGTGAAGTCCGGCCTGCTCCCGGCGTTCCGCGTAGGCCACAACCTGCGCTTCGACCCCGCCGACATCTCCCGTTTTCTGGAGGCCCGCCGCGCATAA